A region from the Pontixanthobacter aestiaquae genome encodes:
- a CDS encoding LysR family transcriptional regulator, with product MDIKWLKDLLHVVQLGSFSRAAETRHVTQSALSRRIQSLEIWAGSELLDRSHHPITLTPQGEDFIQTAREIVAMSEEAQSRIAASARTADYEVHLACLHTLALAFVPKLVADLTERIGPFGISITADARTVEEYLLSLTNGSSDMFLCYSHPSVQFDIDQEKFPSLVIGEDAMVPYCGPQDAESYIGPANQSEIPYLKYADSTFMAHVVRSIISANDFGYRLVPKYRASLAESLMTAAEKRLGLCWVPHSLIGEGAPGPEMIPDEWMSPMSIRIFRSVENDNPVVKRIWAALSDPV from the coding sequence ATGGACATCAAATGGCTAAAAGACTTGCTCCATGTCGTTCAATTGGGGAGCTTCTCGCGGGCCGCTGAAACCCGCCACGTCACCCAGTCCGCCCTCAGCAGGCGTATCCAGTCACTAGAGATATGGGCCGGATCGGAATTGCTGGATCGTTCGCACCATCCGATCACACTGACCCCGCAGGGTGAAGACTTTATCCAGACGGCGCGAGAGATCGTCGCCATGAGTGAGGAGGCACAGTCTCGTATCGCTGCCTCAGCCCGTACGGCAGACTATGAGGTGCATCTTGCCTGCCTGCATACTCTTGCTCTTGCATTCGTGCCGAAACTTGTGGCGGATTTGACGGAACGGATTGGACCTTTCGGTATCTCGATTACTGCCGACGCGAGAACCGTCGAAGAGTATCTTCTCAGTCTTACCAATGGCAGCAGCGATATGTTCCTGTGCTACAGCCATCCATCGGTACAATTCGATATCGATCAGGAGAAATTCCCTAGTCTGGTGATTGGCGAAGATGCGATGGTGCCATATTGCGGCCCCCAAGATGCAGAGTCCTATATCGGTCCAGCCAATCAGAGTGAAATTCCTTACCTGAAATATGCTGATTCGACATTTATGGCGCATGTGGTCCGTTCGATCATTTCCGCAAATGACTTCGGGTACCGTTTGGTCCCGAAATACCGCGCGTCGTTGGCCGAAAGCCTTATGACCGCTGCGGAAAAGCGGCTCGGCCTTTGCTGGGTTCCGCACAGCTTGATCGGAGAGGGCGCTCCAGGTCCTGAAATGATACCGGATGAGTGGATGTCCCCTATGAGTATTCGCATCTTTCGTTCGGTCGAAAATGACAATCCGGTGGTCAAGCGGATATGGGCCGCGTTATCCGATCCGGTTTGA
- a CDS encoding metal-dependent hydrolase family protein — MFGLTKLLSGAAVISLGIAGSSALAETTYIHAGSVIADASGEASGPSTIIVTDGKIVSIQNGHTEPSGDAETVDLSGKTVLPGLIDLHTHLSGDPSGEFWRAATNPPEWYTLLAAKNARITALAGFTTVRDLGSRTDQVTQSLRRATASGVVPGPRIVTSARTIAIVGGHGDINGFRREVNDALGTSFACTGPTECAEMVRTASKYGADLIKITATGGVLSQQGRGLEAHFSDAEMKAIVDTAESLGLKVAAHAHGARGIEAAARAGVHTIEHGTYIDAQAGRVMRENGTILVPTLMAFQGIRVNLGKGFYTPVVENKIREVGPFAESIVERAREYGVKIAFGTDAGVFPHGQNAGEFGLMTKGGMTNRQALASATTVAAEVIGLENEIGRIAPGYSADIIAVDGNPLTDVAVLEDVDWVMVRGRIVE; from the coding sequence ATGTTCGGGCTGACCAAATTACTATCCGGCGCTGCCGTCATTTCGCTTGGCATTGCCGGGTCATCGGCGCTGGCTGAAACAACCTATATCCACGCAGGCTCGGTGATTGCCGATGCTTCGGGTGAAGCGAGCGGACCATCGACCATCATTGTGACTGACGGAAAGATCGTCTCAATTCAGAACGGCCATACAGAACCTTCCGGAGATGCCGAAACAGTCGATCTGTCCGGAAAAACCGTGTTGCCCGGCCTGATCGATTTGCACACCCATCTGTCGGGTGATCCCAGCGGAGAATTCTGGCGCGCTGCAACCAATCCGCCCGAATGGTATACTTTGCTGGCAGCCAAAAATGCGCGGATCACAGCATTGGCGGGCTTCACCACGGTTCGCGATCTGGGTTCGCGGACCGATCAGGTGACACAATCTCTGCGACGGGCAACAGCAAGCGGTGTGGTACCCGGCCCGCGGATCGTCACCTCTGCGCGGACCATTGCGATTGTAGGCGGACACGGAGACATCAACGGCTTCCGGCGAGAAGTGAATGATGCGCTGGGCACCAGCTTTGCCTGTACCGGTCCGACCGAATGCGCGGAAATGGTGCGGACGGCTTCGAAATACGGCGCCGATCTCATCAAGATAACTGCCACTGGCGGCGTCCTCAGCCAGCAGGGGCGCGGGCTGGAGGCGCATTTCAGCGATGCCGAGATGAAGGCGATTGTCGATACGGCGGAATCGCTGGGCCTCAAAGTTGCTGCTCATGCGCATGGTGCGCGCGGGATCGAGGCAGCGGCACGTGCGGGCGTCCATACGATCGAGCACGGCACCTATATTGACGCGCAGGCGGGCCGCGTGATGAGAGAGAACGGCACGATACTGGTACCGACGCTGATGGCGTTCCAAGGCATAAGGGTGAACCTTGGCAAGGGGTTCTACACGCCGGTAGTCGAGAACAAGATCAGAGAAGTCGGTCCGTTCGCAGAAAGCATTGTCGAGCGCGCCCGCGAATACGGCGTGAAAATTGCCTTCGGCACCGACGCCGGCGTGTTCCCACACGGTCAGAATGCGGGTGAGTTCGGCTTGATGACCAAGGGTGGAATGACCAATCGGCAGGCTCTGGCAAGCGCGACTACCGTTGCTGCCGAAGTGATCGGGTTGGAGAATGAAATCGGCCGCATCGCGCCCGGTTATTCAGCAGATATTATTGCGGTGGATGGTAATCCGCTAACCGATGTGGCTGTGCTCGAAGATGTCGACTGGGTAATGGTGCGCGGGCGGATTGTGGAGTGA
- a CDS encoding MBL fold metallo-hydrolase, whose amino-acid sequence MILSALALAVSQAPAASQEAPICQRELVVLGAGQDAGAPQIGNADDDGPRLLPSSLAVIDRENGQRFLFDASPAISEQLAMLDAIAPPKDGLGLDGIFLTHAHIGHYLGLAYLGREAAGASNVPVYAMPRMAEFLRTNGPWSQLVSLGNIELREMTADGFVVTSDEFGVLPFSVPHRDEYSETVGFVLMTPDRRAIYLPDIDSWEAFLDQENGEPEALVAGIDYLFVDATFYDDDELPGRDMSKIPHPRVIETMEALKQLTASDHAKVHFIHYNHTNPIRDPDSAESREAKAKGFNIARRGDRFCLD is encoded by the coding sequence GTGATCCTAAGCGCGCTCGCTTTGGCGGTCTCGCAAGCCCCTGCCGCCTCGCAGGAAGCGCCGATCTGTCAGAGAGAGCTAGTTGTTTTGGGCGCGGGTCAGGATGCAGGTGCTCCTCAGATCGGTAATGCGGATGATGACGGGCCGCGACTGCTGCCAAGCTCGCTCGCGGTGATCGATCGCGAGAACGGCCAGCGTTTCTTGTTCGACGCATCCCCGGCAATTTCCGAACAACTCGCGATGCTAGATGCGATTGCGCCGCCGAAGGACGGTCTTGGTCTGGACGGCATTTTCCTCACCCATGCACATATCGGGCATTATCTCGGCTTGGCCTATCTGGGCCGCGAAGCGGCGGGCGCGAGCAATGTGCCGGTCTACGCCATGCCTCGTATGGCTGAGTTTTTGCGGACGAACGGGCCGTGGTCCCAGCTGGTTTCGCTGGGTAATATCGAACTGCGCGAGATGACGGCGGACGGTTTTGTTGTCACCAGCGACGAATTCGGCGTTCTGCCATTCAGCGTCCCGCACCGTGACGAATATTCCGAGACGGTTGGCTTTGTGCTGATGACTCCTGACCGGCGAGCGATCTATCTTCCCGATATCGACAGTTGGGAGGCGTTTCTCGATCAGGAGAACGGTGAACCAGAAGCTCTCGTTGCCGGTATCGATTATCTGTTCGTCGACGCCACATTCTATGACGATGATGAGTTGCCCGGCCGTGATATGTCAAAGATCCCGCATCCGCGCGTGATCGAAACTATGGAAGCATTGAAGCAATTGACCGCGAGCGACCACGCGAAGGTCCATTTCATTCATTACAACCACACCAATCCGATCCGCGATCCGGACAGCGCTGAAAGCCGTGAGGCGAAAGCCAAAGGCTTCAACATCGCGCGGCGCGGTGACCGGTTTTGCCTCGACTGA
- a CDS encoding DUF885 domain-containing protein codes for MIFLRSALIGASALVLAACGANDVEVASANTVAATPAETAGAIEGAPGAETESEKLSALFAAADEANLKLNPISALFRGDMRYADRIGDFLTDEYVEQDIANAKANLAGLAEIDRDMLNATDRIAYDVFQYNQEQSLKGNSPEIRALTEVRPVNHFSGFHTFYPTFASGQGSAPFATVEDYENNVARHKDYVAITDRSIDKFREGMASGVFETQLTITNVIEQLNTQLGQGITDSPLWGPMKKFPDDFSDEDKARLEADHQVAISEIYAVHARLRDFLVEEYLPVARESVGLSQMKGGDVLYAQMIENTTTLPLTADYLHNLGLSEVKRILEGMEGVKQEVGFDGTLQEFFEYLRTDPKFQPESREWLTQDYYRIGKIVDAKIDDYFSLTPETPLEIRPYEPFREKFQAGGSYQAGSADGSRPGIFYFNAYDLPSRNIIGNTTLYLHEGAPGHHFQISLARENEDIPAFMRFGGNTAYVEGWALYSETIGYEMGLFDDPYQRMGTLADEQLRAMRLVVDTGLHTKGWTRDQAIQYMIDNSSMGQTDATAEVERYIAIPTQALAYKVGALKIQELREKAETALGDDFDIKGFHAQVLDTGALPLPVLEKKIEDWIASQSM; via the coding sequence ATGATTTTTCTTCGTTCCGCGCTGATCGGCGCATCCGCTCTGGTGCTCGCTGCTTGCGGTGCAAACGATGTCGAGGTCGCTTCAGCGAACACGGTAGCGGCTACGCCTGCCGAGACCGCTGGTGCTATAGAAGGAGCACCCGGCGCTGAAACGGAGAGCGAGAAGCTCTCGGCCCTGTTCGCCGCTGCTGACGAAGCCAATCTCAAACTCAATCCGATAAGCGCGCTGTTCCGCGGGGATATGCGCTATGCCGACCGGATCGGTGACTTTCTGACCGACGAATATGTCGAACAGGACATTGCGAACGCGAAAGCCAATCTGGCCGGCCTCGCCGAGATTGATCGCGATATGCTGAACGCGACGGACCGGATCGCTTATGATGTGTTCCAATATAATCAGGAACAATCGCTCAAAGGCAATTCGCCGGAAATCCGCGCGCTGACCGAAGTGCGTCCGGTCAACCACTTCAGCGGATTCCACACTTTCTATCCGACTTTCGCCAGCGGGCAGGGCAGTGCGCCTTTCGCAACGGTGGAAGATTACGAGAACAATGTCGCGCGGCACAAAGACTATGTCGCGATCACCGATCGTTCGATTGACAAATTCCGCGAAGGGATGGCCAGCGGCGTTTTTGAAACGCAGCTGACAATCACCAATGTGATCGAGCAGCTCAACACGCAGCTCGGGCAAGGCATTACTGACTCCCCCCTATGGGGCCCCATGAAGAAATTTCCCGATGATTTCTCCGATGAGGACAAAGCCCGCCTCGAAGCCGATCATCAGGTGGCGATCAGTGAAATATACGCGGTCCATGCGCGGCTGCGCGATTTTCTGGTAGAGGAATATCTGCCAGTTGCGCGCGAGAGCGTTGGTCTGAGCCAGATGAAGGGCGGTGACGTCCTCTATGCGCAGATGATCGAGAATACGACGACTTTGCCGCTGACTGCCGACTATCTGCACAATCTGGGCCTTTCGGAAGTGAAGCGCATCCTTGAAGGTATGGAAGGCGTCAAACAGGAAGTCGGATTCGACGGAACCCTGCAGGAGTTCTTCGAATATTTGCGCACCGATCCGAAGTTTCAGCCCGAGAGCCGGGAGTGGCTGACCCAAGATTATTACCGGATCGGCAAGATCGTGGATGCCAAGATCGATGACTATTTCTCGCTCACGCCGGAAACGCCGCTGGAAATTCGCCCCTACGAACCGTTCCGCGAGAAATTCCAGGCGGGCGGGTCTTATCAGGCGGGTTCAGCCGACGGTTCCCGTCCCGGTATTTTCTACTTCAACGCTTACGACTTGCCGAGCCGCAACATCATCGGCAACACCACGCTCTATCTGCACGAAGGCGCCCCGGGGCATCACTTCCAGATCAGTTTGGCGCGCGAGAATGAAGACATTCCCGCGTTTATGCGCTTCGGCGGGAACACCGCCTATGTCGAAGGCTGGGCGCTCTATTCGGAGACCATCGGATACGAGATGGGCTTGTTCGATGATCCCTATCAGCGGATGGGCACGCTCGCCGACGAACAGCTCCGTGCAATGCGGCTGGTGGTCGATACCGGTCTCCACACCAAAGGCTGGACCCGCGATCAAGCGATCCAGTATATGATCGACAATTCATCGATGGGGCAAACCGACGCCACTGCCGAAGTGGAGCGTTACATCGCGATTCCGACGCAGGCGCTGGCGTATAAGGTCGGTGCGCTCAAGATTCAGGAACTTCGCGAGAAAGCCGAAACTGCGCTGGGCGACGATTTCGACATCAAAGGTTTCCACGCTCAAGTGCTCGATACCGGCGCTTTGCCGCTGCCCGTGCTGGAGAAGAAGATCGAAGACTGGATTGCCAGCCAATCCATGTAA